The Arachis hypogaea cultivar Tifrunner chromosome 19, arahy.Tifrunner.gnm2.J5K5, whole genome shotgun sequence genome has a window encoding:
- the LOC112779489 gene encoding F-box/kelch-repeat protein At3g23880, whose amino-acid sequence MEQPHDYYERKRKPLRVTINAPKRPLSSRVTQSEPLPFLPDELIREILLRLPPRSLLRLRRVCSSWKTLISSSQFAKDHLQHSTAADPSLSGPRVAYHHYFHNGFGDCSLRSLVENPSTPTEVVLFVESRYYTVIGSCNGLLCLLYDVVGINTCVRLWNPCTGLLTTPSVGRGEFFSVGGFGYDHVNDKYKVVVIVNHMGDHTTRICTFCRNPSNRAIQGIPYSSIKGDRQGVFVPGTATLNWVCQHDTLEYVVLSLDLVKETFSEFSLPLTDPDDKTFIFPQLCVLRNCLAYCFNHAKTHWFVWVMKEYGVPKLAIIPCLPCLPDYPLLALLDDYHLRPLYIWGNNILVAVASTSNIVLYNLDNGSFEFPEPTPSIGLSVFIYHESLVSPDLPSSSSQIQLINANRQAVF is encoded by the coding sequence ATGGAGCAGCCACATGATTATTACGAGAGGAAGAGGAAGCCTTTAAGAGTCACCATAAACGCCCCTAAACGGCCGCTGTCTTCGAGGGTAACGCAATCGGAGCCGCTGCCGTTCCTTCCAGATGAACTTATCAGAGAAATCTTGCTGAGGCTTCCGCCAAGATCACTGCTTCGCTTACGGAGAGTGTGCAGTTCATGGAAAACCCTAATTTCCAGCTCTCAATTCGCCAAAGACCATCTTCAACATTCAACCGCCGCGGATCCAAGTTTGAGTGGGCCACGAGTTGCTTATCATCATTATTTCCACAACGGATTCGGAGATTGCTCCTTACGCTCCTTGGTCGAGAACCCTTCCACACCTACGGAAGTCGTTCTCTTCGTGGAGAGCCGTTACTACACGGTTATTGGCTCTTGCAATGGATTGCTGTGCTTGCTGTATGATGTTGTTGGCATCAACACCTGTGTCAGGTTGTGGAATCCCTGTACTGGATTATTGACAACCCCATCAGTGGGACGTGGAGAATTCTTTTCAGTTGGCGGCTTCGGCTATGATCATGTGAATGACAAGTACAAGGTTGTTGTGATTGTAAATCACATGGGGGATCATACAACCAGAATTTGTACATTTTGCCGCAACCCTTCCAATAGAGCCATTCAAGGGATCCCATATAGCAGCATAAAGGGTGATCGTCAAGGGGTATTTGTGCCTGGCACCGCTACTCTTAATTGGGTTTGTCAGCATGACACTCTGGAGTACGTGGTTCTTTCCCTTGACTTGGTGAAGGAGACTTTTAGTGAGTTTTCCCTGCCTCTCACTGATCCGGATGATAAAACCTTCATCTTCCCACAGTTATGTGTGCTGAGGAACTGCCTTGCATATTGTTTTAATCATGCGAAAACTCATTGGTTCGTGTGGGTCATGAAGGAGTATGGAGTGCCTAAATTGGCCATCATCCCCTGCCTTCCGTGTCTACCCGATTATCCTTTACTTGCGCTTCTAGATGATTATCATTTACGTCCATTGTATATCTGGGGAAACAATATTCTTGTGGCGGTTGCATCAACTTCAAATATAGTTCTGTATAATTTGGATAATGGTAGCTTTGAATTTCCTGAACCTACTCCTTCAATAGGATTGTCCGTCTTTATTTATCACGAAAGCTTAGTTTCACCTGACCTTCCAAGTAGCTCATCCCAAATTCAGTTAATCAACGCTAACCGACAAGCTGTCTTCTGA
- the LOC140172845 gene encoding F-box/kelch-repeat protein At3g23880-like, translating into MEQPHDYYERERKRKPLRVTINTPKRLLSSTVTQSQPLPFLPDELIREILLRLPARSLVRLRRVCSSWKSLISSSQFAKDHLQHSTAADPGLSGTRVAYHHSCHYGFGDFSLRSLIENSSKPTEVVLFKERRNYKVIGSCNGLLCLLFNDVGINTCVRLWNPCTGLLTAPSVECGNFLSVRGFGYDHVNDKYKLVVIVKHTGKYTTRIYTFCRNPSKRAIQGIPFGSIKGDGKGVFVPGTATLNWIRSHAILGCLVFSLDLVKETFSEFSLPLNDPNDKTFIFPQLCVLWNCLAYCFNHEKTHWFVWVMKEYGVPKSWTKLAVIPCHPCLSNYHFRPLYIWGNNILVAVALTSKIVLFNLDNGSFEFPVLKPTPSIGLYVFIYHESLVSPPDPDLPSSSSRIQLIKP; encoded by the coding sequence ATGGAGCAGCCACATGATTATTAtgagagggagaggaagaggaAGCCTTTAAGAGTCACCATAAACACCCCGAAACGGCTGCTGTCTTCGACGGTAACGCAATCGCAGCCGCTGCCGTTTCTTCCGGATGAACTCATCAGAGAAATTTTGCTGAGGCTTCCAGCAAGGTCACTGGTTCGGTTACGAAGAGTGTGCAGTTCATGGAAATCCCTAATTTCCAGCTCCCAATTCGCCAAAGACCATCTTCAACATTCCACCGCCGCGGATCCAGGTTTGAGTGGGACACGAGTTGCTTATCATCATAGTTGCCACTACGGATTTGGAGATTTCTCCTTACGCTCCTTGATCGAGAACTCTTCCAAACCTACGGAAGTCGTTCTCTTCAAGGAGAGACGTAACTACAAGGTTATTGGCTCTTGCAATGGATTGCTGTGCTTGCTGTTTAATGATGTTGGCATCAACACCTGTGTCAGGTTGTGGAATCCCTGTACTGGATTATTGACAGCCCCATCGGTGGAATGTGGGAATTTCTTATCGGTTCGCGGCTTCGGCTATGATCATGTGAATGACAAGTACAAGCTTGTTGTGATTGTAAAGCACACGGGGAAATATACAACTAGAATTTATACATTTTGCCGCAACCCTTCCAAGAGAGCCATTCAAGGTATCCCATTTGGCAGCATAAAGGGTGATGGTAAAGGGGTATTTGTTCCTGGCACCGCCACTCTTAATTGGATTCGTAGCCATGCCATCCTGGGTTGCTTGGTTTTTTCCCTTGACTTGGTGAAGGAAACTTTTAGTGAGTTTTCTCTGCCCCTCAATGATCCGAATGATAAAACCTTCATCTTCCCACAGTTATGTGTGCTGTGGAACTGCCTTGCATATTGTTTTAATCATGAGAAAACTCATTGGTTCGTGTGGGTTATGAAGGAGTATGGAGTGCCTAAATCTTGGACTAAATTGGCCGTCATCCCCTGCCATCCGTGTCTATCCAATTATCATTTTCGTCCATTGTATATCTGGGGAAACAATATTCTTGTGGCGGTTGCATTAACTTCAAAGATAGTTCTGTTTAATTTGGATAATGGTAGCTTTGAATTTCCTGTATTGAAACCTACTCCTTCAATAGGATTGTACGTCTTTATTTATCACGAAAGCTTAGTTTCACCACCAGATCCTGACCTTCCAAGTAGCTCATCCCGAATTCAGTTAATCAAACCCTAA